The sequence GGGAGCTACCAAGCCCTGGGGGAAATGGCAAGAAGAACCTACTGTTACCTTAGCCTCTCTAACTGGTGTGGTATGCCTGAGACCTGTAGTGAGATATCTTTGGACATGGGAAGGGAAAACAGATGAGGACACTCCTTCCCACCACTCCTGTGCAGAACACCTGCTCATGTTGCTTTTTGGGGGGGATTCCCATATGAATGATTTTTTAAGACTCAGTCACTGAGGGAAGCATATTTGGTAATTTGAGAAAACCAATGTTTTAACAACTGGTGTGCTTAGAGAACTCCCTGGCTCACCCTCATTGCACACTTCTCCTATCTCAGCTTAGAGAGCGCTGCCAGATTCACTTAGATTTGCTGCTTAACTTGAGACACAAGATGGCAAACTTTGTAAACAAGCACCTTCCAACAGAGCAGAAAAAGAATGGAACAATTGGTTGCCTCTCGATATTATAGTTATAGTCAACATCTAAATCTCATTTACCACTGCTAAGTATCTGTTTATTACCACCTAATAATAACTAAGTTTCTGTGAAAACTCTGTTCCACAGAGGTGGTTTTTCAGGCCAGGCTGATCTGACACTTTTGGTTTGATCATATTAAAATGtgaggtttttattttaaaagaggaaGGTAGTGAGGGAGAGAAAAGTGTTGAATTTTAGTCTTCCCCCAAACGAGTAGCAAGAGGTAAAGATATTTGTGGGTACTCCCTCTGGGGAATACgtgctgcagtgacagcactgttGATCTATGGAAATGACTGTATCATGAACTCAAAAGTGCTCTAGCAAGTACCATTGAGCACAATGAACATTAACAACCACCCACTCTCTGCAAAGATTTCTGCCACTGGTGATGTTAGCTTTCCATTTAATATAGGCTATCCACCAGGAGGAAATAAAAGCAGTATTCCTTCTTCAAATGTATATGGTTGCTCAAACCTAACACAGCATAGACTTAAGCCACAAAATTCTGGAAATGTAAATAAATACTGGCAAGCAACAGGTACCTATAGTAATACCTCTACTGTTACCACTTATTTTAGTTTCACATTCTAAATATGTTGTTTTTCAGCATATAATAGCAATTGTCCAAGCATCCAGAAGGAGTAACCAGTGAGGATATCTATAAATGTGCTATCATATTaattgtttctttttctctttaagTTTACTGACTTCAGGAGAATGTCAGTCCTTGAAGAGCTGGTCCTGTCATGCAGTGGCACAGAATCAATAGAAAACAACACTTTCAAAGCTCTGAGCAGCTTGAAGTCCCTGGAACTCTGCAAAAATCAGCTAAAGCAAATACCCACCTTTCTCCCATCTGGCCTTGAAATTTTAAGACTCGCTGATAACTCCATCAATGCTCTGCATGCATCTGATTTTGCAGGTTTGATGAAACTAAGAGTGCTCGATCTTCGGAACAACTTGATTGTGACTCTGCCTCCAAGTGCATTTTCTTCCCTTTACAATTTACAGAGTCTGATCCTGGATGGCAACAACATGGAATCTGTGTCTGCACCACTTAGGCTTCCTAGGCTGAAGTATCTGAGCATGGCTGATAATAAACTGAATTCGTTTCCAACCAACTTCTTTGCATCTTTCCAAAGCCTGCATTTTCTCAGCTTAAGTGGTAACTTTCTGACAAAGATGCCTCTTGACCTACCTAAATCCCTGCTGTCACTGAAATTAGAGAAAAACCAACTTAAAATAGTGAGACTTCGAGATGTGAAACACCTAGAAAATCTGTCTGAGTTCCTTCTGTCAGAAAATCAGCTGACATCAATAGATGGTGCCCAGCTTCTTCCTAACTTAACAACACTGGAGCTCTCTAAGAACCAGCTCCACACTGTGCCCctcaggctgcccagcaggctgcaGAAACTCGACTGCAGCAATAACCTGATCCAAAGGGTGACAGCACAGGACTTTCAAGGACTCCAAGACCTGAAGCACTTGTTTCTCGACAACAACGCTGTCAGCACGTTCGAGGCGGGAGCTCTCCAGCAGTGCGCGCAGCTTTCCAATCTGGCGCTGGAACAGAATCTCCTCAGTTCTATTCCGCTGAGGCAAGTGAATCTCAGGACTGCTGGTCCCAAGGTGTCATCTCTCCTTCCTTGCAGTATGAGAGACAAAAATTGGTATTCAGACCCAGTCACGGTAGAAGTCTGTCCGTACCATAAACCCATTGGCGTAACCAGCACAAATTAACACTCCTGTTAGCCGTCTCAGAGTAGAGCTGCTTTCATTACATCTGTGGCCCCCAATGAATCTGCTCAGTTTGCATCTCTCCCTGCCAGTGAGACCACTTTATTTAATTAGCACACCAATAAGAAGAACCTGCTAGGAGAATACAACAGACTTACTACCAAGGTTATACTGCTACTTAGATTTACCCTCCcccacaaaagaaaaataattgagcATTTGATATAAAGGATAGATAGCAATTTTAAAGCTGATGTTTCTACCAAGCCACACCaagtttattattattaaaatattaagaTTTGGGGAGCTGAATCTGATCAAAAAGAATGTGCTTTTCCAGTGGTATTGGCATTCCCAGCTTCATTAAATTCACACATTACAAGGTACTTGGAATGCATATAAACTCTCCAGCTTCAGGCTATAAGAAAAATTCCAGTCAACAGAGCATAGAAGAAACATCCTTTGGGCACACTGTGTTCATTAATGCTCTGCTTAGAGGATCTCTTACATTCATCTGAGTATTGGAACTGGCCATTATCAGAGATGGCCTATTAAGCCAAATGGAGGCTGTTCTGATATAAAGTGGCAATTTTATTATTACAAAAGGCTGTGCAATAAGATGGCACAAAAATAGTGAAGTAATTCCATTAACATAAACTTCGTTAACAAAACTGGACTGTTACACTTTATTTTTATGGCTTGTAGACAGGTTTAACTAGCCTAAATAAATAACGCAGTAAAATTTCAATTAATTTAGTATCATGTCCTTTAGCATTTGAATCTATTTGGCAACAGCTTTATAATCAGAAACTGATTTAGTGGTGTATAAATATTTGATTTCAGTCTAGCTTGACAGGAATGTTTAATGCTTTCTAGTTACTTTAGTATTGTCTAATCTATCTTATTTTACAACCTTCATAGTCAAGAGAATTAACAGCAAGGAGTTCTCCACTAGCCTTTAAACACTACGACTTTTAAGAAGATATTGGGGATCTTTCATTCCAACAGTAAATACAGACTTCCAGGGAGGGCTGTAAACATAAAAGAGGTGAAAAAATTGACAAGAAGTAAAACTTATGTACTTAATTTAATTGTCTGGTGATGACTAGGTATGCATGGAtatacagaaaaagaaattattactTTTGACTTCTATCTGAGAATTCTGTCAGGTGTAAAAGGTTAAAAGATATGCCTGATGTACTAAAGTGAATAGGTCTTAGCAGGTTTTTGGCAGAAACGAGGAGAATGAAAGCTCCTTTCCCTtcttttctgaaaagaaaataatccACAAGTATTTTCCAAGTATTTTCAGGACTTTTAGAGAAGACATGTACTTCATAAGATCCTACAGGGTGTGgtgaaaacacaaggaaaaaccTGATGCTATTCCTTAGAGTGGCAGTAGCACAATGTGGCTGCTGATGGTCAGCTCCCAAGTGAGTACAGCTCctcttccagctgcagggcactcAATCATGTACTCAGTGGCATTATTTTCTCTATTTCAACACAGCCTGAAGTCAAACAATATAGCCATAAAGTTTAAGTCTAACATTAGTACAGTAAGACTCTTCACAGGTTTAAGGACTTAGTGGTCAGGCTTTGGACTGTAATCAGTCCAGATAAACCTCTTGGGTGACTTCCCACTGCTTTTGACATCAGAGTGGCACTAGGGTATTACGCCAGAGTACCCTTCTGACATTACAGTGTCATATTGGGCAATTGTCTGCAGCTAAGTTTCAAAACTGATTTACTGCAGTCACAACCATTTTGTGAGGTCAGATTTTGTGAAGTGAATCACCATATCAATATGTGAAATTCTCATCTCCCCAGAAAAAGCAGCACAATACAGAACTGGCCTACTCTTGAAATAGTAACATTGAACTTGTCAAGTTTTCACAAATCTGGAAACCATCTTTCAGCTTAAGAGGTTCAAACTTGGCTTCACAAAAAACAGTGAGGGTCACCCATACGTTTACCAATTGTAGTATACTgctgttctattctattctaaatGCTATTCTATTCTAAATGCTGTTCTATTCTAAATAGATCTTGGTAATATGATTATCATTTCCCTGGGAGGTTCAGTCAAGTTTCCTTAAAATCTGTAACCTTGACTCTTAATTTAATCACCTTGCATACTACCATAGTAAGGTATTTTTAAGTTActttcaaattaattttattaaagaTATTCCATGCCTATGCTTTTCTGTTAAGCACTTGTCACTAACTATATCAAAGGGAAATGAAAAGATCATAAATGAGAAAGACTTTTGAAATTAAGgtattttaatataaatttgCAATATATACGAAAATAAGAATTACATTGACCTGTCAGAATCATATCCAGAGATtatcagctttttctctgctaaaTGTAACCAGTTCTAATTCTCAAAAGTACTATTTAAAAGCATTTACATTTTCCCTGTTGCTGATTTCTTAGCAGCTTATCATCAGATGGATTACTGCTGTGATGATTAATGTTTGAGTCTTATGGGAGCAGGAGAACAAATGGAAAAAATATAATTCTTTACGAACTACGAAATGTTTTTAAACATAAAAGTAGTTGGAGGAGCAGCGCTGCCACAATTGTCTAAACTTTTGATCTTTCATGGCGCTGTAATTTGGTCATTGGCACTGAAGAGTACGAAAAGCATTTTTAAACTTGACAATTTAAATTAAACAGCTGATTTTCTTTATAATACAGCACAAGACTGCTGTTCAGTTCAGCTGCATGAACAGTCAGTACAGGTCAGAACTGCAGTAATTTGGGAAAACATTTCAATGGTGTGCACATAGTACATCTATAACGTAAAAACAaagaacaaacaaacccaaacccaatgTGAACATCTGTTTTTGCAGAAGATTGCAATTTTTTAGTGATAGCTTTATTTTAGTACATCAGATGTGCCTGGACAAATACCACTTAGCAGAAACAGTATGATGAACATAACACCTTTCTATTGTTTTATTTTTGCTCAGACTTCCAGACACCCTTGCTAGATTGGATCTAAAAGGAAACGACATAGAGGATGTTGGAGAACAAGAGCTGAAGGACTTGAAACAGCTTCAGGTTTTAAATTTACGGAATAACAAGATATCTCTCTTGGATCGCAAAGTCTTGGAGTATTTGCCTCGTCTCCGTCACCTGTATTTAGATGGGAACCCTTGGAACTGCACCTGTGACCTCCTCAGAACCAGGAGAGCGCTGGTGGCCAAAGGGACGGATGTGCGGGGAGGGCAGTGCGCGGCGCCGGCACACAGCCGGGGAGAAAGCTGGATGTCTTCCAAAAAGATTCTGCAGCAGTGCGAGGACAATCTGTCCTCCACGGAAAGAGGCAAAGAGGACAGGAAGAAAATGAAACCCAATGAGGCCTCCAGCATTGGAGTGAACACAGATGATGATTACTATGATTATGAATTAGATTAATGTCACATTTGGTCTTTAGTGAACCTTAAAGTTGTCTAGAGCTGCCCACTGCCACCAGTGTCTCTACTGACAAGCAGTCTTCTCATCTTCTGTCATTAGCTTTTCCTGCTCTATTTGTACTACATGAAATAATAGCCAGTGACAGAAGGGCTATAGTAAGGCTGTCATTGTGaactaaatgtaaaaaaaaaataatttgtttttctaTACCATTAGCATTATGTAGTTTGAGGGAAGCAAGAATACAATTATTGTATCTTAGAAAAGCAGTCTGTAACTCTGTATGAACCTTTTTGTATTAGAACATTTCTTAAGTTGCATAAAACCCCAACAAATAAAATTCTGCAATACCACAAGACACTAACACAAGGAGTCTGGCATTCAACATATTTAAACTCACAGGTCTACAGGTCAACATGGAGAGTTACACTGATGTGAGCAATTTTTTGAGATTGTTCGGAAATTCTTGCTTTTGAgaaatttattttggttttcctgaaatatttcccttttttgtttattttagacTATTTTAAATTACATTAGACTAAATTAGCTGAGCTCTAGACAAAACACAGAAGGCTTATCTTCATCACAGCAAGTGAAATAAACAGAAGAATCAGTGTCCTGGTTAATGAAATTTAATAGTAGTTCTGAAATTAATTAATAGTGAGGAAGGAAAACACTGGGGTCAAGTTGACTGGATTCTGTTGTTGTAAACAAAAGAAGGGAGATTCTCAGGAAATAGATCCTGGCAAATATTAGGATTAGATGAAGTGAGGTGAAACTTTTTTAAGAGTTTATTTTGGTATCTGAATAGCTAATTTGCTATAATATAGCTCAAGATACCTTGTGTATACTTTTAGGTTAGGTATACTTAATGTGCAAGTACACACTGCAAGTGTCCCCCTTCACTAGCCAGAACTTTCCAGACTTTTATTCACATACACACAAAACAAGACTAAATGCTATATAATTAATGCATTAACTCTGATATAAGTAGAAATTTTATCAAGCAGTTCCCAAAGTGCttgaaaactaaacaaaactgGATTAGTGAGACCACTAAAACCAATGACTTACAAACAATCACTTGTTAGTTCGTGATCTCAGGTGATAACTGATGAGTAATTACATCAGCAAATTACTTTTCAAAGCAAACAGTTTCTATTATTTTTTATCTCCCATTGGCATTCAGTAACTGATAATCCCTCATCTCCACGGAGGCTGATTTGCCAGGTGTCAGAGAGCAGCTATTTGGTTATGTCTCCTGTGCAAATGTGACTGACACGAGCGTTTCTTAGGTCCCCAACACATTAAACTATACAATTGGAATGGGGAGAATGGAGCTCATTTTTCTTTATGTTCCCTTATCATCAGACTCTGCAGAGGGATGTGCACAGGTTGGATCAATGGGCTAAGGCCAGCGGTGTGAGACTGAACAAGGCCAAGTGGCACGGCCTGCCCCTGGGTGACCACAGGGTGACAACACCCCCctggcagcactacaggctggggcagaggggctggaaagctgCACAGCACCAAAGGACCTGGGTGTGCTGGTTAACAGCTGGCTGGGTAGGAGCCagcgtgtgcccaggtggccaagaaggccgatGGGATCTGGTCTGTGTCAGCAATAGcgaggccagcaggaccagggcagtgagtGTCCCTctgcactggtgacacctctccTTGAATGAATGCTGTGCTCACTTTTGGGCCCCACACTACAAGAAAGACATGGAGGTGCTAGTGCCTGTCCGGAGAAGGgaaatggagctggtgaagggcccAGAGCCTGAgtcctgtgaggaacagctgtggttctttagcctggaggaggctccaggaGACCTGGTCGCTCtcacaactccctgaaaggaggaagTAGCGAGATTGGGGTCAGTCTCAGGAAACAAGTGAAAGGGCTAGCGGagatggcctcaagctgcaccagggaggTGTAAATTGGTTATTATGAGAATTTTTTCATTGAAAGCCTTGTCAAGCATTGGCACagacttcccagggaagtggtggaatcaccacccTGGATGTGTTCAAAAGATGTGGAGGTGGCTCTTAAGAATATGGTTAAACGGAGGACTTGGCAGTACTAGGTTAACAGCGGGAGttgatct comes from Melospiza melodia melodia isolate bMelMel2 chromosome 3, bMelMel2.pri, whole genome shotgun sequence and encodes:
- the LOC134416693 gene encoding nephrocan-like; protein product: MYLSCLLVALSFHCALSTTCPRRCSCDPAQSVQCYRATEIPREIPLATRRLFISHSKIKQLQFTDFRRMSVLEELVLSCSGTESIENNTFKALSSLKSLELCKNQLKQIPTFLPSGLEILRLADNSINALHASDFAGLMKLRVLDLRNNLIVTLPPSAFSSLYNLQSLILDGNNMESVSAPLRLPRLKYLSMADNKLNSFPTNFFASFQSLHFLSLSGNFLTKMPLDLPKSLLSLKLEKNQLKIVRLRDVKHLENLSEFLLSENQLTSIDGAQLLPNLTTLELSKNQLHTVPLRLPSRLQKLDCSNNLIQRVTAQDFQGLQDLKHLFLDNNAVSTFEAGALQQCAQLSNLALEQNLLSSIPLRLPDTLARLDLKGNDIEDVGEQELKDLKQLQVLNLRNNKISLLDRKVLEYLPRLRHLYLDGNPWNCTCDLLRTRRALVAKGTDVRGGQCAAPAHSRGESWMSSKKILQQCEDNLSSTERGKEDRKKMKPNEASSIGVNTDDDYYDYELD